TTTGTTATCGTTTCTTCTTCTTACTATTAATTTAGTAGAAGCTTTCTTTTTATCACGTGTTTTAACACCAAGAGCTTTTTTACCTCATGGTGTTAATGGAGCTTTACGCCCGATTGGAGCACGACCTTCTCCCCCTCCGTGAGGGTGATCGATTGGGTTCATAACTGACCCACGAACTGTTGGTCTAATTCCTCTTCAACGGTTTCTTCCAGCTTTTCCTCAGTTTACTAAGTTGTATTCTTCATTTCCTACTTCACCTATTGTTGCATAACATTCGGCAAGCACTTTTCTAACTTCTCCTGAACCTAAACGTAAAGTGATGTATTTTCCATCTTCATCTTTACCTAAGATTTGTACTGAACTTCCTGCACTACGTGCGATTTGTCCACCTTTTCCTGGTCTTAATTCAACGTTGTGAATTAATGTTCCTTCAGGAATGTTTTTCATTGGTGCTGCATTACCAATTTTGATATCTGCATTTTCACCAGCAATAATTTCTTGTCCTACTTGCATACCTTTTGCAAATAAGATGTATCTTTTTTCTCCATCGATATAGTTAACTAAACAGATAAATGAGTTTCTGTTTGGGTCATATTCGATAGTTGCAATTTTTCCGGCAATATCTAATTTATTACGTTTGAAATCAATGATACGATATTTTCTTTTGTGTCCTCCACCTTTATGGCGAGTAGTTATTTGACCGTGATTATTTCTTCCAGCCTTTTCATTTAGTTTTGAAACCAATGAACCTTCAGGCTTTGAAGTTGTAAGGATACTATAATCTAAGCTGGTCATGTTTCTACGACCATTGGTCGTAGGCTTATATTTTTTGATTGGCATAATATATCCTCCTGTTTTCGCCTAATCTTGTTTCTTTCTTAGTGATTAATTTCTTAATTCTATAAGTCTGATAAGATATCTAATGTTTCTCCATCTTTCAATACGATGATGGCTTTTTTGAAACCTGCTGTTTTACCAACAAATTTTCCCATTCTTTTATCTTTTCCATCATAGTTCATAGTTCTAACATCCTTAACTTTGACTTGGAAAATTTCTTCGAATGTTTTTTTAATTAATGTTTTGTTTGCTTTTTTATCAACAACAAATGTGTACGCACCATTTTGTTGACCTAAGTAAGTCTTTTCAGTTAACAAAGGTTTTTTAATAACTTGTGTTAAATGCATTATGCATACACCTCCTCGATTTTGTTTACAGTATCTTCAGTAACAACTAATTTAGTTGCATTTAATAAATCAAAGATGTTCATTTTTTGGAAGTCTAATGTTTTAACTCCTGGAATGTTTCCTGCTGATTTAACAACTAATTCTTCGTGTTCTTTAGTTACTATTAATGTTTTTTGATCTTCAACTTTAATGTTTTTCATAATTGCTAACATTTCTTTTGTTGAAGGTTTTGAGAATGCAAATTTGTCTAATACAACTAAGTTTGCTTCTTTTGCTTTAATACTTAAAGCACTTCTGATAGCTAATTGTCTAACTTTTTTATTAACCGCTTTTTTGTAGTTAATGTTTGGTGTAGGACCAAAAGTTACTCCCCCACCTCTTCATTGTGGAGCTCTAATAGAACCTTGACGGGCACGTCCTGTACCTTTTTGTCTTCAAGGTTTTCTACCTCCACCACGAACTTCAGCTCTAGTTTTTGTTTTTCTTGTTCCTTGTCTTAATGCAGCTTGTTGTGAAACAACTGTATCAAAGATTGCTTGTTGATGAGGTTCAATACCTCAAACTTTATCGTTTAATGTAATTTCTTTAAGAGATGTTCCCTTAACATCTAAAACTTGTGCTTTCATGTTAAATTGTATCCTCCTAATTATTCAGCTGCAGGAGCTGTTTCTTCTACCACTGGAGCTGGAGTTGGTTCAACTACAGCTTTAGTAGCAGTGTTTCTTGATAACAATGAAACTGCTTCTTGCGCTTTTCTACCTTTAACGTTTTGTTTAATTACAACAAAGCCTTTTCTTGGACCAGGAACTGATCCTTTAACTAAAACTAAATTTCTTTCAGTATCGATTTTTATTACTTCTAAGTTTTGGATTGTCACTTGTTCATGTCCCATGTGACCTGCCATTTTTTTAGATTTGAAGATTCTGTTGATAATTGCTCCCATTGATCCAATACCTCTGTGGTATCCTGACCCGTGACCCATAGGTCCTCTTGAGTAATTATGTCTTTTGATTGCTCCTGCAAATCCTTTACCTTTTGATATACCTGTAACGTCCACAAATTCACCAGCGTTGAATACGTCGGCTGCATTAAATGATGCACCTATTTCGTATCCTTCCATATCTCTGATTTCTTTTACGAAGCGCTTAGGTTCTGAGTTAACTTTTTTAAATTGACCCATATCTGGTTTATTTAATAAGTTAGCTCTTTTATTGATTGTTCCCAATTTTAGTGCTTGGTATCCATCTTTTTCAACTGATTTTACTTGTAAAACTGTATTTGGTTCTACTGCAATAACAGTAACTGGAATTAATTTACCGTTTTCACTAAAGATTTGAGTCATCTCTAACTTACGTCCTAAGATTCCTTTCATGATATTTCCTCCTGTATTTTTTTATGTTGTTCATGTATATCTTGATTGTTTACTATAATTTAATTTCGATGTTAACACCAGTAGGCAATTGAACTCTTGTTAATGAGTCCATTGTTTTAGGTGTTGGTTCAACTATCTCAAGTATTCTTTTATGTGTTCTCATTTCGAACTGCTCTCTACTATCTTTGTATTTATGAGTAGCTCTTAATATTGTAATAATTTGTTTTTCTGTTGGTAATGGAATAGGTCCACGAACTTTAGCTCCAGTTGACTCAGCTGCTTCAATAATTTTAGCAATTGATTGGTCAACAATAGCGTGATCGTAACCTTTAAGTTTGATTTTAATTTTTTGTTGAGCCATTTGGTCCTCCTTCAACATTGACAACCCTTTTCAGTGTGTTGTCTTAATGAACACAAGATGTACATGCCTTTCAATTATCACACAACGATATTTAAAAAGCAAGGAAATAAATAAAAAAATCAACTTTTTAGTCGATTTAGTTATTTATAATTATTTCATCAATGAAACGGGTGATTCTTTTCTTATTTTATAAGTTGTAATTAATATAGAAGTTATATAACTGGTTACAACCATTATAGTTGAAGCTAATAATGCTCATCAACTTAATCCCAAAGGAATTGAACCAACATTATTTTTAATGAATATTCCAGATACAGTCACTAGTACTGCACTACCTGAAATTCCTAATATCATAGCAATTCCAGCAAGTATTGTTAATGTTCCAAATGAATATTTGATAACTTTTCAGTTTGAATATCCAAGAGATTTCATAACAACCATAAATTTTCTATATTGATTTACATATAAATCTGTAATTATTATCATCGATAAAGTTGCTGTAATAACAATAACAACAATAAATGCTAGAGCTATTGTTAATACTAGATTTGCAATTTGATTTATTAATGCCTTTTGTTCGGAAAGGAACTCAACATTTTTCATTTCTAAAGTATCGTAGTATTGACTTCCACCACTAAGGGTATATTCTCCAGTTCTAACAGATTTAGAAAATGATGCTTGACTAGTTAGGAAGTAAGGCTCTTTTGATTGAGACATAATTCCACTAAACCAGCTATTTGGTTTATAAGTTTTTTGCTCATCATTACCTCAAATTTGATCTTCTATTGATCTTCGATTTTCATCTACCAAATCCTTAGGACTATTTCAATTATATGTATCTATTTTCTTATCCCCCACCATATAACTTCCAGCTTTTTCATATTCATAAACATAGTTATAAGGTGTGTATTTACTTGTTGAATAACCATGAACCAAATTAGTAAGTCCTTGATCTGCTAAAATAATGTTGCTCCCATAAACATCAACAGTAGAAACAGGAACTAAATTTATATCAGAAATTGCAAACTTCATGTCAATATCTCTATCGATAAATCCAGGTTTTGATTCTAATAAATTTTGTCTTAGGAAAGAGTTGTTTCAAGAAAGTAAGTTACCTAACTCAGAGCCAACTTCCGCTTCTTCTGGTTTATATGTTTCATCATAAGTCAATGAATAAGGTCTTATTCAAATATAATCACCATCATATTTAGAATTCATAGCTCTATTTCAATCTTCTTTTATTTTTTGAGGGACTTTGTTTGAACCAACCACACCATGTCAACCCTGTTTTCCCCCTTTTTCAGACCCTTTTGATAGTGCCGTTAAGTCTTTTTCGTATTTTGATGGTATAAACATTAATAAGTTATCATATCCATAGTAAGGTCTAATTACACCAGTACCAGAAGAAATATCAGCAAAAGCCATAGCCATATCTGACAATTCTATAACATTTTTTGTTCCTTGTAATGTCATATCCTTTTCACCTAAATAATTATATGTATTTGCAAATGTAAACTTAGAAGTATCTAAACTTGAAGGATCCAAATAATTTTCAATACTTCATTCTTTCGTTTTGCTTGTAGAATTCTTTGAATTAATGATTGCTCAATCATTATCATCATAAACTCAAGCACTATTAGGTATATCAACACCATCACTTGACATAACAAATCTTTTAGCTTTGAAACTACCAATAGGTATTGAGTTTCCTTTTGACTTATTTAATACAAACTTTGCTTGGTCATTCATAGTTACTGGTATATTCAAAGTTCCAGTTCCTTTAGAATAAAGTTTGAAACCACCATCAGTCACTATATCTTCTGCGATTTCCTCCCCGTTTAATAGAAGGCTTAAATCTTTTATATTTTTGTCGCTTAAAAACATTTTTTTAGCATCTGATTTTAAGTTGTATGCCTTTTGATTGGATTGAATTCCAGTCAATAGCATATCTTTTGCTTCGGTCGTGAATTCTGTATTTGTATAGAAATCATCTTCTCCTGGTACATAATTAGAAAATGTTCAACCGAAAGTATATTGATTATATCTGTTTTCACTTTTGCTCAAGAAACTCTTCACATAACTAGGTGTTTGACTTAATATAGCAGCCATTATAGCTTCTTTTCATCCATCACTCTCTTCACTGCTTATTTCACCAGGGAAAATTGCACTTAATATTGGGGGCAACCCCTTAGAAAGAACAGCTGATAAATCATCAACTTTTGATATTCTATCTTGAGCGGTTTTGTTGCTATTATCATGTATCACATATTCCAATATTCTTTGAATATCTGCCATACTAATTGCTCTACCCAAAGTTTGAGGAATATTATTACCAAAAATATAACCTATCATTTTTAATAATGAATCACTTGATAATTTATCTAATGCTCAGTCAAATTGTTTAGTATCTTTATTATAGAAGAACTTTGGAATTATTGAATAATCGTTAATTCCTGTTACATCAGTTACCGATGTGCTCATATAATTAGTTTCTCCAAAGCTTCCAGTAACATTATTTAAGAATTGATCATAATAATCGACTCCATTTCAAGCTGATAAACTTGTTTTAGATAAAGGAGAGTTACCTATTGGTTCTAAATTTTCAATTTTGTTAGCATATTTAACATTTTTATAATATGAGGTAACAGCAGTATTAACCATTCCAGGAATAGACATTGATGATGTTATTAATAAAGAGGAAATTAAAATTGTAAATGTAGATATTAGAGTTGGTTTCATACCACTTATTGCCAACTCTATACTAAATTTAGTTGTAAATTTAGTATTTTTAGTCATTTTAAGTTTAAGATTATCAATTCATTGAATTCTCTTTACAGTCTCTTTTTTATTTATAATTTCTAAAACTGGTCTATTTATTAATAAAATTGCAGTTATATAAGAAACTATTATTGTAAATCCACCGAACAGCAACATTAAAGCTCCCAGTGATCAACCATTAAATCTAGCTTGATTGTATGCCCCGCCAGTATAAGAAAGGAAAAGTCTACAAAATGATTCTTGAGCATATCCTCCAATAAACCAAGATAAAGGAACTACAAACAATAACAATATTAGCCCGTATGAAATATATGAAAAAGCTATTTGACTATTTTTAGTACCCAAAGCCTTCATAATACCTATTTCTCCAGCATTAAATTGAATAGTTTTTTTAATAGCTATTAACATTGTTGTTAAACAAATTGCCAAAATAACTATACAAACCACATATGAAACAGAAGAAAAAGTTTTTAAAACCATTGGAGTTAGTTCTCAATTCATAGATAAAGCACTACCCTTATAACTTGTAAAATCTTTATTTACTTGAGAAATATTTCCATTACCATTAAGTGTAATATTTTTTAAATCCTCTTTTATATTATCTGTTTTATCAAAATTTAATGAGTTAAAAAGGCTTATATTTTTTTCAACAGC
This genomic interval from Spiroplasma monobiae MQ-1 contains the following:
- the rplB gene encoding 50S ribosomal protein L2 yields the protein MPIKKYKPTTNGRRNMTSLDYSILTTSKPEGSLVSKLNEKAGRNNHGQITTRHKGGGHKRKYRIIDFKRNKLDIAGKIATIEYDPNRNSFICLVNYIDGEKRYILFAKGMQVGQEIIAGENADIKIGNAAPMKNIPEGTLIHNVELRPGKGGQIARSAGSSVQILGKDEDGKYITLRLGSGEVRKVLAECYATIGEVGNEEYNLVNWGKAGRNRWRGIRPTVRGSVMNPIDHPHGGGEGRAPIGRKAPLTPWGKKALGVKTRDKKKASTKLIVRRRNDNK
- the rplW gene encoding 50S ribosomal protein L23, with the protein product MHLTQVIKKPLLTEKTYLGQQNGAYTFVVDKKANKTLIKKTFEEIFQVKVKDVRTMNYDGKDKRMGKFVGKTAGFKKAIIVLKDGETLDILSDL
- the rplD gene encoding 50S ribosomal protein L4, translating into MKAQVLDVKGTSLKEITLNDKVWGIEPHQQAIFDTVVSQQAALRQGTRKTKTRAEVRGGGRKPWRQKGTGRARQGSIRAPQWRGGGVTFGPTPNINYKKAVNKKVRQLAIRSALSIKAKEANLVVLDKFAFSKPSTKEMLAIMKNIKVEDQKTLIVTKEHEELVVKSAGNIPGVKTLDFQKMNIFDLLNATKLVVTEDTVNKIEEVYA
- the rplC gene encoding 50S ribosomal protein L3 — encoded protein: MKGILGRKLEMTQIFSENGKLIPVTVIAVEPNTVLQVKSVEKDGYQALKLGTINKRANLLNKPDMGQFKKVNSEPKRFVKEIRDMEGYEIGASFNAADVFNAGEFVDVTGISKGKGFAGAIKRHNYSRGPMGHGSGYHRGIGSMGAIINRIFKSKKMAGHMGHEQVTIQNLEVIKIDTERNLVLVKGSVPGPRKGFVVIKQNVKGRKAQEAVSLLSRNTATKAVVEPTPAPVVEETAPAAE
- the rpsJ gene encoding 30S ribosomal protein S10, producing MAQQKIKIKLKGYDHAIVDQSIAKIIEAAESTGAKVRGPIPLPTEKQIITILRATHKYKDSREQFEMRTHKRILEIVEPTPKTMDSLTRVQLPTGVNIEIKL
- a CDS encoding ABC transporter permease, with the translated sequence MKKSNFFLLIKQGIKGVFRYKTQFTLIVILGFFASLILSVTNSINDRMTSEYNRTMEKVDKFDFYDEKSLETSNALNSKTMVPIMDFISNEYIESSDGTLTYNVNVSSASDPENKTFITNVFESEDFKNEFTKLINKEDYNKSWFDYKIEIGSGEEARYFNAYGMDSKGSNKNKTNYWSQFLEEDSEGFERNLPPLKIYTDESQSYLAKQISEFSLYTISELKKSFVESIKDISGQNSMFGIMVKNNQISEKNIKVDNFNYDGLSDFDRELNTYMDLAFLSIVIQINKMIHDYVQYHMENAIAESFEQGQEAVKTNFEIKSQLNESNPDNKNAKTLYKWLFGASPEKDKSFYETGANGQLAHFESNGKIVPADGLKIIDTGRFLENELKDKKGFIKKDQYNWENADIASTYFIRQKLLGIASSVNVYSRIESIYSDNSSEKHYRMILMDEWTEGNMTVYEGNKPRTRNEVLLNPQYAKANGIKIGSNIKIGDANLTVSGFAADPYTNFPIADLTVPFPNNKKGAIVYVNRNIVEKILTTNEAKVTTTNVYRFLTVNDKNAVEKNISLFNSLNFDKTDNIKEDLKNITLNGNGNISQVNKDFTSYKGSALSMNWELTPMVLKTFSSVSYVVCIVILAICLTTMLIAIKKTIQFNAGEIGIMKALGTKNSQIAFSYISYGLILLLFVVPLSWFIGGYAQESFCRLFLSYTGGAYNQARFNGWSLGALMLLFGGFTIIVSYITAILLINRPVLEIINKKETVKRIQWIDNLKLKMTKNTKFTTKFSIELAISGMKPTLISTFTILISSLLITSSMSIPGMVNTAVTSYYKNVKYANKIENLEPIGNSPLSKTSLSAWNGVDYYDQFLNNVTGSFGETNYMSTSVTDVTGINDYSIIPKFFYNKDTKQFDWALDKLSSDSLLKMIGYIFGNNIPQTLGRAISMADIQRILEYVIHDNSNKTAQDRISKVDDLSAVLSKGLPPILSAIFPGEISSEESDGWKEAIMAAILSQTPSYVKSFLSKSENRYNQYTFGWTFSNYVPGEDDFYTNTEFTTEAKDMLLTGIQSNQKAYNLKSDAKKMFLSDKNIKDLSLLLNGEEIAEDIVTDGGFKLYSKGTGTLNIPVTMNDQAKFVLNKSKGNSIPIGSFKAKRFVMSSDGVDIPNSAWVYDDNDWAIINSKNSTSKTKEWSIENYLDPSSLDTSKFTFANTYNYLGEKDMTLQGTKNVIELSDMAMAFADISSGTGVIRPYYGYDNLLMFIPSKYEKDLTALSKGSEKGGKQGWHGVVGSNKVPQKIKEDWNRAMNSKYDGDYIWIRPYSLTYDETYKPEEAEVGSELGNLLSWNNSFLRQNLLESKPGFIDRDIDMKFAISDINLVPVSTVDVYGSNIILADQGLTNLVHGYSTSKYTPYNYVYEYEKAGSYMVGDKKIDTYNWNSPKDLVDENRRSIEDQIWGNDEQKTYKPNSWFSGIMSQSKEPYFLTSQASFSKSVRTGEYTLSGGSQYYDTLEMKNVEFLSEQKALINQIANLVLTIALAFIVVIVITATLSMIIITDLYVNQYRKFMVVMKSLGYSNWKVIKYSFGTLTILAGIAMILGISGSAVLVTVSGIFIKNNVGSIPLGLSWWALLASTIMVVTSYITSILITTYKIRKESPVSLMK